A region of Lycium barbarum isolate Lr01 chromosome 3, ASM1917538v2, whole genome shotgun sequence DNA encodes the following proteins:
- the LOC132631839 gene encoding probable (S)-N-methylcoclaurine 3'-hydroxylase isozyme 2 — MEYSLPASYLILIPLFLLILKQLIPKSLNLPPGPRPWPVLGNILQIGKKPHISMAKFAKIHGPLISVRLGTQLVVVASSPDSATEVLKTQDRLLSARSVPKVATHELSIVDQHSIVFSSDLSNHWKFLRAFCRTHLFSSKAVESQVALREKKVSEMIESLRSRKGDTVKISEFLFGTVLNTLGNLFFSKDLCDLDCEGNTSGIKHVIRKFVELGAMPNISDFYPIFDALDIQGLRKQTKIYENQLINIWSDFVKEKKQAINRGSSSKIQDFLDVMIDSGFSELKINMLLAELIAAGSDTTTSTVEWAMAELLRNKDAMDKLQAELRSKIGANDIITESSISELPYLAACVKETLRIHPPTPFLIPRRAPETCRIMNYTIPKNSRLLVNVWAIGRDSKTWEDPLSFRPERFLDSNVDFRGQDFEFIPFGAGRRICPGLPFARQIVHLILASLAHYFEWSLPNGEDPMQLNMEEKFGVTLQKEKPLLVVPI; from the exons ATGGAGTATTCTCTGCCAGCATCCTACCTTATCTTGATACCACTCTTCTTACTCATCCTCAAACAACTCATACCAAAATCTCTAAACCTTCCACCAGGGCCTCGACCATGGCCAGTGCTAGGAAATATTCTCCAAATTGGGAAAAAGCCTCATATTTCCATGGCAAAGTTTGCCAAAATACATGGACCATTGATTTCTGTCAGGCTTGGAACTCAACTAGTTGTGGTTGCTTCATCCCCTGATTCCGCAACCGAAGTTCTTAAGACTCAAGATCGTCTGCTTTCAGCCAGGTCTGTGCCTAAAGTTGCTACGCATGAACTCTCTATTGTTGATCAACACTCAATTGTTTTTTCCAGTGATTTAAGCAATCACTGGAAGTTTTTACGCGCATTTTGTCGAACTCATTTATTCTCATCCAAAGCGGTTGAGTCACAGGTTGCTCTAAGGGAGAAAAAAGTGTCTGAAATGATAGAATCTCTAAGGTCCAGGAAGGGGGATACCGTGAAGATATCTGAATTTCTGTTTGGTACAGTTTTGAACACGTTAGGGAACCTTTTCTTTTCGAAGGATTTATGTGATTTGGATTGTGAAGGGAATACTAGTGGGATCAAACATGTTATTAGGAAATTTGTAGAATTGGGAGCTATGCCAAATATATCAGACTTCTATCCTATATTTGACGCTCTGGATATTCAAGGTTTGAGAAAGCAGACTAAAATATATGAGAATCAATTGATCAACATCTGGAGTGATTTTGTCAAGGAAAAAAAGCAGGCAATTAATCGTGGGAGTTCCAGTAAAATTCAAGATTTTTTGGATGTCATGATTGATAGTGGATTCTCGGAATTAAAGATCAATATGTTATTGGCG GAATTAATTGCTGCAGGTAGTGACACCACTACCTCAACAGTTGAATGGGCAATGGCAGAACTGCTGAGGAACAAGGACGCTATGGACAAACTTCAAGCTGAGCTCAGAAGTAAGATAGGGGCCAATGATATTATCACAGAATCAAGCATCAGTGAACTTCCATATTTGGCTGCTTGTGTCAAGGAGACATTGCGAATCCATCCGCCTACACCTTTCTTGATTCCTCGTCGTGCTCCTGAGACGTGTAGGATTATGAATTACACCATCCCAAAGAACTCTAGATTGCTTGTCAATGTTTGGGCGATAGGGCGCGACTCTAAAACATGGGAAGATCCATTATCTTTCAGGCCCGAGCGCTTTCTTGACTCCAATGTGGACTTCAGGGGTCAAGACTTTGAATTCATACCATTTGGTGCAGGGAGGAGAATATGCCCTGGCTTACCCTTTGCTAGACAAATAGTTCACTTGATTTTAGCTAGTTTGGCCCATTACTTTGAGTGGTCACTTCCCAATGGTGAGGATCCAATGCAGCTAAATATGGAAGAAAAGTTTGGTGTTACTCTACAGAAAGAAAAGCCTCTACTAGTTGTCCCTATATAA